GAGACCGTCATCATCGAGGTCACGCTCGACCGGCACGACGACGACATCCTGGAAAGCTTCGGCGAGGCGATGGCGCGCCTGCCCGAGGTCCTCGAAGTGTACCTCACAACCGGCGAATACGATTACCTCATGAAAGTCGCAGTCGACGGGACGGAGGAGTACGAGCGCTTCCTGCGGGAGCGGCTCTACAAGGTGCGCGGCATCCGCCACACGCGGTCGAGCTTCGCGCTGCGCTGCCTCAAGCAGGCCCACTCGATCGCGCCGATCGACGAATGAGCGCGCCGCCCGCGGCGGTCAGCTCATGAGGTCGAACAGGTACCGCTCGCCGAAGTCGTAGAGCTCGGAGAGCCGGGCGCGCACGTCGTCCGCATCGCCGTCCGCCGCCGCCTGGACGACCCTGGTGTGCAGCGTCAGCGCGTGCTTCAGCCCCTCGGTGCCGACCTGGGTGTGCCAGAAGCGGCGGACGAGGGCGTGCACCGGGCGCATCGCGTCGGTCAGGAAGCGGTTGGCCGCGGCGGCGTCGATCACCGTGTCGAACTGCGCGTCGAAGCCGATGTACCGGGTCAGCTCCGAGCCGGGGATGCAGGCTTCCATCTCCCTGACGAGGCGGGCGAACTCCTGGCGCTGCGCCGGCGTCGCCCGCTCCGTCCCCCGCGAGATGAGGCGGCTCTCGATCCCCCGGCGGATCTCCATGAGCTGAAGCTGCGTGCGCAGGTCCACCTCCGTCACCATGATCCCGCGGCGCGGCATGATGGTGACGAGGTACTCCCGCTCCAGCCGCTTCAACGCCTCGCGGATGGGGGTGCGGCTGAGGCCGAGGGCCGCGCCGAGCTGGTTCTCCGACAGGAGCGACCCGGGCGCGAGATCCAGCGTCACGATCCGGTCGCGGATCGTGGAATAGGCGTTCACGGACAGGGTTTCGAGGTCGTTGCCGAGGGCGATCGTCATCGCTTCAGAATACACCACGCCACAACCGGCACCCCTCGTGTCCAAATTCGGCCTATATCACGCAACCTGATCGTGGTCCAAGGCGCGGGCCGGTCCATGGCCCGTGCCGGACCGCCCTCAACGCGGATCGTTCCAGGCCCCCTCCACCTCGACGATCCCCGCCGCCTCGAACAGCGGCTGCAGGTTCAGGAGGTCGAACATCGTCGCGCCCTCCTTCAGCCTGGCGCGCATCGCCTCCTCCTTGGCCGAGCGCGCCTCCGCGCCGGCGACCGCCGTCTCGACCAGCTCCGGCGGGATCGCCAGCACGCCGTCGGCGTCGCCGACGATGAGGTCGCCCGGATGCACGGTGATGCCGCAAACGACCACCGGCACGTTGGCCGACCCCGGCCCGCGCTTTTCCGGGTGGGAGACGGAGATCACGCTGGCGAACACCGGGAAGCCCATCTCGGCCACCGACGCCGAGTCGCGCGCCGAGCCGTCGATCACCGCGCCGCCGAGGCCCTTGAGCTGCGCGAAGAGGGTCGCCATGTCGCCCCAGAGCGCGCCCTGCACCTCGCCGCCGTTGGTGGCGACGACGACGTCGCCCGGCTCCGCGAGCCTCAGCGCGGCGTGCAGCATGAGATTGTCGCCGGGGTAGTTGAAGCAGGTCACCGCCTGGCCGCAGACCTTCGCCCCGTTCCAGACCGGCCGCATCTTCGGCCCCAGCAGGCACTGGCGTCCCGCCACGGCGCCGAGCCCCTCGTGCAGGTCCGCCACGGTCTGGCGGGCCGCCCGCGCGATGAGATCTCGGTCGATGCGCGGGATTTTGGTATAGACAATAGGTTTCATCGGACCTTCCTCCGGGGTGATCTTCTGGGTCGCTTGCGGGTGAAGCGCCGGTTTTGTATCCAACTAGAATACTAACTGTTTCGCGTGGCGGTCAATCGACTGAGTCGTCAGGAGGGCCGGCACAGCACAGCCAGGAGGACGCCGCCCATGGGCATTCAGCAGACCGGCGAAGCCATCACAC
Above is a genomic segment from Acuticoccus sediminis containing:
- a CDS encoding Lrp/AsnC family transcriptional regulator — encoded protein: MPKPLDRMDRKILKALLGNARLSNSQLAEQVGLSSSPCWQRVRRLEQDGYITGYYAALDQRLLGAKETVIIEVTLDRHDDDILESFGEAMARLPEVLEVYLTTGEYDYLMKVAVDGTEEYERFLRERLYKVRGIRHTRSSFALRCLKQAHSIAPIDE
- a CDS encoding GntR family transcriptional regulator, translating into MTIALGNDLETLSVNAYSTIRDRIVTLDLAPGSLLSENQLGAALGLSRTPIREALKRLEREYLVTIMPRRGIMVTEVDLRTQLQLMEIRRGIESRLISRGTERATPAQRQEFARLVREMEACIPGSELTRYIGFDAQFDTVIDAAAANRFLTDAMRPVHALVRRFWHTQVGTEGLKHALTLHTRVVQAAADGDADDVRARLSELYDFGERYLFDLMS
- a CDS encoding 4-carboxy-4-hydroxy-2-oxoadipate aldolase/oxaloacetate decarboxylase, with the translated sequence MKPIVYTKIPRIDRDLIARAARQTVADLHEGLGAVAGRQCLLGPKMRPVWNGAKVCGQAVTCFNYPGDNLMLHAALRLAEPGDVVVATNGGEVQGALWGDMATLFAQLKGLGGAVIDGSARDSASVAEMGFPVFASVISVSHPEKRGPGSANVPVVVCGITVHPGDLIVGDADGVLAIPPELVETAVAGAEARSAKEEAMRARLKEGATMFDLLNLQPLFEAAGIVEVEGAWNDPR